In Juglans regia cultivar Chandler chromosome 13, Walnut 2.0, whole genome shotgun sequence, the following proteins share a genomic window:
- the LOC109003213 gene encoding uncharacterized protein LOC109003213, translated as MKLKKGKVYPSPSPSSSSSSTSAIPSPSDGDFLTVLKLLPAAILALASVLSLEDREVLAYMITRSLKPTTPSPITQESKRKNPKKSLNSGNNNKISNNTHKPPMFDCDCFDCYTSYWFRWDSSPNRELIHQAIEAFEDHLAHGEQSKKVNGRGKRREKPTSRRAPEKSIDISETPVIQEIEESCAFSVTSPENDVASASSTDKGDVFVEGSGKEKNKEHEVAIEEVVVEKEEEEEEATVVEAAMVAAGSSNNHKGLARKVLPDVLGLLNSRLWSLWSPNVW; from the exons ATGAAGCTAAAGAAAGGTAAAGTATACCCATCTCCGTCTCCGTCGTCATCTTCGTCTTCGACGTCTGCAATTCCGTCTCCTTCTGATGGAGATTTTCTCACCGTGTTGAAGCTCCTCCCAGCGGCGATTCTAGCTCTAGCCTCCGTGCTCTCCCTAGAGGACCGTGAAGTCCTGGCCTACATGATTACCCGCTCCTTGAAACCCACAACCCCGTCTCCGATCACCCAGGAGTCCAAGAGAAAAAACCCCAAGAAATCCCTAAACAGCGGCAACAACAACAAGATCAGTAACAACACCCACAAACCTCCGATGTTCGACTGCGACTGCTTCGACTGCTACACCAGCTACTGGTTCAGGTGGGACTCCTCGCCCAACCGCGAGCTAATCCACCAGGCGATCGAGGCCTTCGAGGACCATCTGGCCCACGGAGAACAGTCAAAGAAGGTTAACGGCAGAGGCAAACGCAGAGAGAAACCGACCAGTCGCCGCGCTCCAGAAAAGTCCATCGATATTTCGGAGACTCCGGTTATACAGGAGATTGAGGAAAGCTGTGCCTTTTCTGTGACCTCTCCGGAAAACGACGTGGCTTCTGCGAGCTCGACGGACAAGGGTGATGTTTTTGTGGAAGGAAGTGGTAAGGAGAAGAATAAGGAGCATGAGGTGGCCATTGAAGAGGTCGTGgtagagaaggaagaagaggaggaggaggctaCGGTGGTTGAAGCGGCAATGGTGGCGGCTGGCAGTAGCAACAACCACAAGGGTTTGGCCCGGAAGGTGCTGCCGGACGTGTTGGGTTTATTAAATTCTCGACTGTGGAGCCTTTGGAGTCCGAATGT GTGGTAA
- the LOC109003132 gene encoding protein LAZY 1-like: MKLLGWMHRKFRQNSGDPLKDFVVGQPSLDDQQYLQKQNYGYGTRPFKQAPKDHYLRKSFTGQEAARVEEEDYEDESSAAMTELFHGFLAIGTLGTDQVSTDLSTPKFSISVDNITEKETEVTENDLKLINDELEKVLGAEVKDDGCNYSSGRNSHVSTGRSSHGSTITLSGKPIEGSETNANGTTVCPLQGYLFGSAIELSETTTTTAAAAAAAVPKKEHRTSLGELFQMSKTAEEMCGTKCDREERRTEKEADKSALHLMKKLLKKKMLHSSRSSTAAAGGSLDSASAETKLHKILQMFHRKVHPENSAATLKSTKTQKTENKKKILYNGDYSSGDQVLPDEDIISYSKRSLSKESMRRHKSQSNPLHFTLSSSDSNGNREHWIKTDADYLVLEL; encoded by the exons ATGAAG TTACTAGGTTGGATGCATCGGAAGTTCCGCCAAAACAGCGGCGATCCACTTAAGGATTTCGTGGTTG GGCAGCCATCGCTGGACGATCAACAATACCTCCAAAAGCAAAACTATGGCTATGGCACCAGACCCTTCAAACAAGCCCCAAAAGACCACTACCTTCGGAAGTCTTTCACCGGTCAAGAGGCAGCaagagtagaagaagaagactaCGAAGATGAATCATCTGCTGCAATGACTGAGCTCTTCCATGGCTTTCTTGCCATTGGCACCCTTGGTACAGACCAAGTCTCGACTGACCTTTCCACACCAAAATTTTCCATCTCTGTCGACAATATAACTGAAAAGGAAACAGAAGTGACCGAGAACGATCTGAAGCTCATCAATGATGAGTTGGAAAAGGTGTTGGGAGCTGAAGTTAAGGACGATGGCTGCAATTATTCATCTGGGAGGAACAGTCATGTTAGCACTGGGAGAAGCAGTCATGGCAGtaccattacactcagtggcaAGCCAATAGAAGGATCAGAGACCAATGCAAATGGCACTACAGTCTGCCCACTCCAAGGATATCTTTTTGGATCAGCAATTGAATTGTCggaaacaacaacaacaacggcagcagcagcagcagcagcagtgcCAAAGAAAGAACATAGGACATCTCTTGGAGAGCTGTTTCAGATGAGTAAAACGGCAGAGGAAATGTGTGGAACAAAGTGCGACAGGGAGGAGAGGCGGACGGAGAAGGAAGCAGATAAGTCTGCCTTGCACCTGATGAAAAAGCTGCTGAAGAAAAAGATGCTTCATTCTTCTCGGAGCTCTACAGCAGCTGCTGGTGGATCTCTTGACTCTGCTTCGGCTGAGACAAAACTGCATAAG ATCCTTCAAATGTTCCACAGGAAAGTTCACCCTGAAAACTCAGCAGCAACTCTAAAGTCTACTAAGACCCAAAAGActgaaaacaagaagaaaatattatacaacGGGGATTACAGCAGTGGGGATCAAGTGCTCCCAGATGAAGACATAATCTCCTATTCCAAGAGATCCCTTTCAAAGGAGAGTATGCGGCGCCACAAGAGCCAATCTAACCCGCTGCATTTCACACTTAGCAGCAGCGATTCAAATGGGAACAGGGAGCACTGGATCAAAACAGATGCCGACT ACCTAGTGCTGGAGCTCTAA